The sequence taccccaccctttaaaaaaaattatttaaaagttaaTGTGTTGTGtgagtttttaaaatttctaaaaacgTATATGTGTGTTATTTTCTTTAtgcattgttttttttttttttttttttttttaaaaaaaaatatttcttgCTAAACTTTTTGTCGTTGTTaattaagatatttttaCCTATTGAaccacacttttttttttttttttttgtttagatattatttttcattttccattccatttatcatttattattgtaaCAACATAAcaataattgtaattataATAGCAATATAATAcatgtttaattaattttatttatttatttatttttttagaaatatcacaataatttcattttaaaaatttataaaccTTTTTAAGAATATATATTTAAGTtccagaaaaaaaaaaaaaaaaaaaaaaaaaaaaaaatttatctaaacaaaaaaaaaaaaattatctaaataaaaaaaaaaaaaaaatggcaaTTTCACTTGACGGATGTAATTGCAATTGTATTAAATGTTCATGTAATGATCTTTTACAAGGATTAATTGAAACTGAAAATAAATCCACAACATGTTGTTCTTCACCAATCATTggacaacaacaaaaaccaaACGAAAGTAATGGTTGTAAATGTGAAAGTGGAAGTTGTGGAGATAGTGGTGTTGAAAGTGAtggacaacaacaacaacaatctacAGTTGAAAGAAAATGTTGTCCAATTTCaggattaattgaaaatacatTTTTCAGATTCTACATTCCACAATTAAAAGGTAATGAAGAATTGGTTGAAACTATTAAACAAACATTACAAGAGATTTCAACCGATGTTATCTATGTAAACATTGATTATACCAATCAAATAGTTCAAGTTGAATGTAGTGTCGAtcgttatttatttaaaattttaaaacaatttaaatctttaaatttagaagTTGCTGcaattcaatcaaaagaATGTCCAGAATTAAtggtaaatataaatatataaatataaatatattaaataattattttattaatttaatttttttaaaaaaaaggaatcaATGGAAAATacaccattattaaatgatggtAGTATATTACaatcaccaattaataataataataataataataataataatgatggtgattaTAATAGTAGAGAAAgagtatttgaaattaaaggtATGAAATGTGAAGTTGGTTGTGCCAATAGAATTGAAGCAAcattattacaaaataaaaatattcattcagttaaaatcaattttaaaaccaaacAATTATTCGTTATTGCAAGTGTAAATGATAGAACCATTagaaaaacaattgaaaaattggGTTTTAAATGTCAAAAACaaaagcaacaacaacaacaaacatcAACAGTTacttcaccattattattagattattcaaattcatcatcttcatcatcattaaatgatattaGTAGTATTACTAAATCTCCATTTGaaccaatttcatcatcagatGAAGAAgttgttgaaattaataataataataaatataataattcaacatcaattgaaatggaatcaattgatattaaaattgataataataataataataataaattagaattaattgaaataatatcaattggTGTATTTGGTATGACATGTGCATCATGTGTTGGTATGGTCGAACATAGTATTAAAAGTGTTGATGGTGTAATTGAATGTAATGTTAATTTATTGGCCGAAAGAgctgaaattaaatataattcatCGATTTGTAAAGATGTTAAAGAAATTcaagaatcaattgaaatattaggatttgaaactaaattaattcaacaatcAAAAGCTGGTacttttcatttaaaacttttaaattatcaagaaAAACAATCCAATAAACTAAATGATGAacaaccattattattatttgatgatttaaaaattaaatttcaaggtatttcaaatttagaaattattaaacaacactcatcatcatcatcacaaaagaaaaataaaaaaaataaaaatagtggtgatcaaattgttttattaaaagttgatGGTGATTCATATCAAATCGGAGCAAGAGTTATaatgaaatcattgaaattaGATTATGATATTGATagtgaattatttaatccaGAGACTGATGATATTAAGAATTCGTTAATGAGAAAGAGAGAAATTAAGAAATGGAAACATTTATtcatattttcaatatcatgGACATTGccattgattattattgCAATGATATTGGTACCGATAAAGAGTATTAAATTCTTACATTATCAATTAGCTGATGGGTTCCCAGTTGAAGCATTGATAGGTTTCATTTTAGCAACCCCTGTCCAATTTATAAGTGGTGCTACATTTTATAAAGTTTCATATGCTGCCGTTAAAAATTTACATGGTAATATGGATTTATTAGTTGCAGTTGGTTCAACATGTGCCTATGTTTATTCAGTAATTTCAATTATCATTGGTATAGTAAACCCAATGTATGAAGCAATGCATTTCTTTGAAACTTCTGCAAGTTTAATTACATTCATTATTCTTGGTAGATGGTTAGAAAATATTGCAAAGGGTCATACTTCATCAgcaattgtaaaattaatgaatttacaATCAAAAGAAACCACATTAGTTACATTAAGAAATCAAGATAATTACAATGGCTCATCAACTGCACCAATTATAATTGAATCTGAAGAAATTATacaatcatcattaatttcatatggtgatttattaaaagttaTACCAGGTCAATCAATTCCAACTGAtggtattgttattaatggTTCATCATCATGTGATGAAAGTATGATCACTGGTGAGAGTATACCAGTATTGAAGAAAGTTAATGATTCAGTTACTGGTGGTACATTGAATTTGGATggtgttttaattattaaggCAAATAAAATCGGTAGTGAGAATACATTATCACAAATCATTGGGTTAGTTCAACAAGCTCAAACTTCAAAAGCaccaattcaacaattaGCAGATACAATCTCAAAATATTTCGTACCAATCATTCTATTATTAGGTTTAATTACATTTGGTATTTGGATAGCTGTAACCGAGACAAATTCAGTATCTGCTGAATGGAGACATAATACATCACCATTCCTATACTCATTCTTAACTGCAATCTCTGTAATTGTAATTGCATGTCCATGTGCATTAGGTTTAGCAACCCCAACTGCTGTTATGGTTGGTACTGGTGTTGGTGCTTCAATTggtatattaattaaaggtGGTAAACCATTAGAAACTGCTCATAAAGCAACtgcaattttatttgataaaactGGTACAATTACAACTGGTAAAATGAATGTAACTGATTATCGTGTAAACCATCAATCAAACAACAAcgataacaacaacaacaacaactctGCTccaaaagaagaagaagataaattattttttaaaattgttggtGCAGCTGAAAGTGGTTCAGAACATCCAATTGGTAAAGCAATTGTACAATTTTGCAAACAAACTTTAACCACCAAAGGTGCAGATCCAATTGGTTCGCCAATGATTCAAGATTATCAATTCCCACCAGTTTCAGATTTTAAAGGTATTGCTGGTAGAGGTTTATCATGTATTGTAGATTCATTAATTCAATgtaaaattggtaatttatcatttatgaaagataattcaattaatgtaCCAATTGAATTCGTTGAATTAGCTCAATCATGGGAAACAAATGGTAAAACTGTAATTTATGTTTCATATGGTGATAGCAATGATGACAATGATACCACTAGTACCACcactattttatttaaaggtATAATGTCAATTTCAGATATACCAAGAGATGATTCAAAAAGAgcaataaagaaattaaaatcaatgggATTAAAATGTTACATGGTAACAGGTGATAATAAAAGAGCAGCTAAATTCATTGCAAATCAAGTTGGCATTGATGAAGATCATATCTATTCAGAGGTTATACCAAAAGAGAAAGCAGAGAAAGTTTCAGATTTACAAGCTAGTGGTAATGTAGTTTGTTTCGTTGGTGATGGTGTTAATGATTCACCTGCATTGTCACAAGCTGATGTTGGTATTTCAGTTGCAACTGGTACTGATATCGCTATTGAATCATCTTCAATcgttttattgaaaaattcaCTCACTGATGTTTATCGTTCAATTCATTTATCGAGAGTAGTTTTCCgtagaattaaaattaatttcacatTAGCTTTAATCTATAATCTTTGTGCTGTTCCACTAGCCGCTGGTTTATTTAGAGTAATCTTTGGTGTGTCTTTACCACCAATGGCTGCTGCTGCTGCAATGGTagtttcttcattatcagttttatcttcttcattattattaaaactttattcttcaccaaattaaaaaaaaaaaaaaaaaaaaaaaaaaaaaaaaaaaaaaaaaaaaacaactttAATAACCTGAAATAAGatcaaagaataaaaataaaataaaaaaataaaaatataaaaataaaaatacaaaaataaaatctaaaaataaataaataaatggttttttttattaatattttcccactttttttttattagtgtggccttgttttttttattttttttttttttttttattttaaatttttattaaaaaaaatgcaatttataaaatcaagTATTGCATATTCATTTGCAAGTTattctaaaaattttattaataaaaattttagttaTTTATGTATTGAACCAAATAAATATGatgaaaaattttcattacaagaattaaaagaaatttatgaATCATTAACTATtgatgaaaaatataaagttGAAACCATTTATTGGGAATTATGTAAAAAACAAGATTCAAGAATTGATGGATTATTTTATGgtaaaaatcatttatttgaaaatttaaaatttacaatAAGATCATTACATAGATGtaatcatttaaatgatttagaaaataataataatgaattaattaaaattgaatttacaaatagatttaaaagaaataaaactACAAATTCAACACAGTATTATAGTTTAGGTGAAAAGATTGGTAAAGATTATGAAATGGGACAAATTGGATATGTTAACGGTATGGGTAATTCAATAGGTTGGGCAGGTACAGATGCATCTAAAATTTCAGAATCAATGGTAGAAGGTATGAATTTACACTGTGTTTATTTACCATCTTATCAAATTTCACCAGATGATTATTCACCTTCACCAAATGATACAATTGGTTTCTGTATGGATACAATTAGACATTTAACTATAAATGGTggtgaattttcaaaaacttCAATCCTAATAGCTCAATTATGGATTGATTATCTATTTGATAATcctaataaatcatttttacaaatttgtGCTTCTGATGGTGGTACATTCGTTACAAATgctattaaaatcattattaaatattcacCAAATCTATTATCAAGAATTTCATTTCTATATTTAGCTCCAGGTTGCATTTTAATaccaaatgattttaataataataataatgataatgataatattgaaattttaaaatcaaaacaagttttaaattttataaaattagaagatactttaatttcaaaatttgcAACAGGTgcaaatcatttaaataatagtaaatcaatggaaaatattataattgtacctcatattaataaaaatgatcatcctcataattttttaaataatgattatatAAATTCGGTTTTACCATTTATTAAGAATTGGAAAGAAACtggaaaattaattttataattttatgtacaaaaaaaaaaagcaatctcaaatcatttttttcaactttatcaatatttccccatctttctttattattattattattattattattattattattattattattattattattattattattattattattattaatagtttttaattttaaaaataaatttaatttaattttgttattaaaaaatattttcacctttatttaatttttttttttatttgaaatgatattttcagatttttgtttgaaaaaaaacaaaaaaaacaaaaaaacaaaaaaaaaaaaaaaaaaaaaaaaaaaaaaaaaaaaaaaaaaaaaaatactcgCTCAATCTCTGGTTATTAACCAAAACTAATCAAACAATGGTTTGGGAAGTATTTACATTTAATGTTCTggtatttgaattattattttcaattttttgagctggtaggaaaaaaaaaaaaaaaaaaattttaaaataatctaattttttatttattttttttttttttttcacttctTCATTTAAAAGGATTTggtattttataattttacatttattttttttattttattattttagtaatagtatttctttttttttgattatttaatttaacaataatttttttttttttttttttaaatatatttggtCCCAAATTCtgcaaattttttaaaaacatattTTCACCAGTAAAAATTA comes from Dictyostelium discoideum AX4 chromosome 2 chromosome, whole genome shotgun sequence and encodes:
- a CDS encoding P-type ATPase, yielding MAISLDGCNCNCIKCSCNDLLQGLIETENKSTTCCSSPIIGQQQKPNESNGCKCESGSCGDSGVESDGQQQQQSTVERKCCPISGLIENTFFRFYIPQLKGNEELVETIKQTLQEISTDVIYVNIDYTNQIVQVECSVDRYLFKILKQFKSLNLEVAAIQSKECPELMESMENTPLLNDGSILQSPINNNNNNNNNNDGDYNSRERVFEIKGMKCEVGCANRIEATLLQNKNIHSVKINFKTKQLFVIASVNDRTIRKTIEKLGFKCQKQKQQQQQTSTVTSPLLLDYSNSSSSSSLNDISSITKSPFEPISSSDEEVVEINNNNKYNNSTSIEMESIDIKIDNNNNNNKLELIEIISIGVFGMTCASCVGMVEHSIKSVDGVIECNVNLLAERAEIKYNSSICKDVKEIQESIEILGFETKLIQQSKAGTFHLKLLNYQEKQSNKLNDEQPLLLFDDLKIKFQGISNLEIIKQHSSSSSQKKNKKNKNSGDQIVLLKVDGDSYQIGARVIMKSLKLDYDIDSELFNPETDDIKNSLMRKREIKKWKHLFIFSISWTLPLIIIAMILVPIKSIKFLHYQLADGFPVEALIGFILATPVQFISGATFYKVSYAAVKNLHGNMDLLVAVGSTCAYVYSVISIIIGIVNPMYEAMHFFETSASLITFIILGRWLENIAKGHTSSAIVKLMNLQSKETTLVTLRNQDNYNGSSTAPIIIESEEIIQSSLISYGDLLKVIPGQSIPTDGIVINGSSSCDESMITGESIPVLKKVNDSVTGGTLNLDGVLIIKANKIGSENTLSQIIGLVQQAQTSKAPIQQLADTISKYFVPIILLLGLITFGIWIAVTETNSVSAEWRHNTSPFLYSFLTAISVIVIACPCALGLATPTAVMVGTGVGASIGILIKGGKPLETAHKATAILFDKTGTITTGKMNVTDYRVNHQSNNNDNNNNNNSAPKEEEDKLFFKIVGAAESGSEHPIGKAIVQFCKQTLTTKGADPIGSPMIQDYQFPPVSDFKGIAGRGLSCIVDSLIQCKIGNLSFMKDNSINVPIEFVELAQSWETNGKTVIYVSYGDSNDDNDTTSTTTILFKGIMSISDIPRDDSKRAIKKLKSMGLKCYMVTGDNKRAAKFIANQVGIDEDHIYSEVIPKEKAEKVSDLQASGNVVCFVGDGVNDSPALSQADVGISVATGTDIAIESSSIVLLKNSLTDVYRSIHLSRVVFRRIKINFTLALIYNLCAVPLAAGLFRVIFGVSLPPMAAAAAMVVSSLSVLSSSLLLKLYSSPN